In Atribacterota bacterium, the genomic window AATTCCGCTTATAAAGAGTGCTACGTCACCTGCTCGTTTCAAAAAGAAAAAACGATACGGTTCTTCAGACCTTTCCCCCATTTCGGAGAGGAAATCCAAATCAAAATCAGAAAAGGTCTTTTTAAAATAAATGCCCTTCCCTTTCCTTACATAAACAGTGAAATTGTTGATCCGGACAAAAGAAGCAAGCATTTCCACCAGATAATCTCGAAGCATATCCTTTGAAAATACCTCCAATACTCTTTTCTGATCAAAAACTGGGACCCTGGTTTTGTAGCCAATGGTTTCCAACGTATAAGCTTCTCTCCGAATATCAAGAATGGCCCGACGAAGCAACAATTCAAAGTAAAGGTAAGGACTAATCCGGGCAAAAAGGTCCTCCTTTTCGAAAATCCGTTTAAAAATGCAATCCTGGTCCAGAAGGGAATCCAAAGATTTAGGGTCCTGTCTGACCAGAGCCAGGAAACGAGGTTTCTGTTTTTCATCCTCACACAATAAATCGACGATAAACTGAAAATCAGCTGGAGAAAACCTTTCAAAGATTCTCCGCATTTCTCTCACTTCCTAATACATCACTTTAAATTTCTCCATATAAAAGCGCTGGACATCCACATCTTTTCTCTCCTTTATATTGTAAACGTAGCGATATACCTTTTTCTTCCAAAAGTCGTCACTATTGAGATACCCTTTGCGCCAGTAATCGAAGTCAGAAGCTTTTACCTGAAAACTGAGTAGGTATTCTTCATCCATGATGAGCTGTACAAGGAGCCAGGAAACTTCAGGAAAAATCCGTTCCAAGGCTTCAAAACCTAACCCAATCTGATTCCAGAAAATCTGGTCAATAGATTGCCCCACCATGGCCATGCGGATATAGGCTTGGTCATCTTCAGAAATGTTGACTTCTAAAACCTGATATCCAAATTGGTTCAAAAGAGAAACCGTTTTTGCCACCGCTTCTTCTAAACTTTTGCTTTCCGCAATTTTACTCTCCACCAAGGTAAATGGTACTTCAAGCAATTTTTCTTCCCTCAGGTAAAACTTGGCCTGCCAGTTTCCAGGACTGAGTTTTCCTGTATTTTGAGTGAGATCCAGTTCACCCTGAACACCAACATAGCTTTTATCCTCCTCAAAAATAAGGGTGCTTTCGTACACCTCACCGCCAGGACCGAAAAATTGCCATCTGGCTTCGTCACCCTTATGAACAGCCTGGAGAAAAATCCAGAAAACGACTCTTTCATCCTCAGTGCTGAATTTGTCGACTCGTTCCAGAGGAAACCCGTCTTTGTCCAGCCCTCGACAAAGACTAAAATCAAGGATATCGCCTTCCTGTGAAAATGAGGAAAATGTCAGGATTCCCAAAAAAACGGTTACTCCTATCACCCGTAATACCACTTTACACACACCATTCACCATCCCCCCTCACATTCTTCTTCTTATTATACCTTCAACCTCCCGGTTCTAAAAGCAGTGATATAATCCATACAAAAGTCATCACAACCCATGAGCGCACGAGAGGCAAAAAGAATGGCCATGAGTTCCTCATCAAGGGGATCGATGATGGCTGCATCAAGGCCATACCCTACACATAAGGCCATAAAAGCCCGGTTGAGAAGACGGCGGTTGGGCATCCCAAAAGAGACGTTGCTGAGCCCACAGATGGTCCGAACTTCGGGATAGGTTTCTTTAATTTTCTTGATGGTTTCCAAGAACACCTTACCCTGAATCTGGTCAGTCCCAATGGGAACGACCAAGGGGTCAATAAATAGCTTTTCTTTCTCTATACCATAGTCTTGGATGGCCTCAATTAACTGGGCAACCAGCTTCATCCGTTCTTCCACCGATTGGGGAATATTTCCTTTTCCCATGGCTAATCCCACTACTAAAGCATTATATTCTTTGGCCTTGGGAAGCACGGCTCGAATCCGTTCCTCTTCTACGGTAAAGGAGTTAATCATAACCTGATTTTTCCGGTACACCTGGAGGGCTTTTTCTAACGCCACATCATTAGCCGAATCAAGACATAGGGGAATCTGCACTTCATCTTGGATGCATTCCACAAGCCAGGGAAGATTTTCCACCTCTTGTTTGGCATCGGTTCCAGCGTTGATGTCGATAAAGTGAGCCCCAGCCCGTTCTTGTTTCTGAGCTTCTTCAATAAAAAACGTTTTGTCCTTTCTTTCCAGAGCCTCCCGTATGGGCTTACGAGTTGCGTTGATCCGCTCAGCGACGATTAGCATATTTCTACCTCCTCTTTATAAGATAAAGAAAATTCTTGTATAAAGGGTTGAGCTAAGTAAAACGACCCGGCTACAATAAGGGGTAAATGCATGTTTTTGCTATACTGAAAAGCAACTTCTCGAGCTTCAAAAGGGTCTTCCACAACTTCGACTGGAATGCCCTGCCTTTCAAAGCAGGGAACAATTTCCAATGGACTTACGGCTTTAGGATTGAGTGGCTGAGTAAGGATAATTTTCCGGCTTTGCGGGACAATTTCTTCAGCAATTTTCCAGTACTCTTTTCCCTTTAAAAAACCGAGAAGAAAAACTGCTTTGGAAACATGGAGAAAACTTCTGAGCGTTGTAGTTAACTGTGCAAACGAAGCCTGGTTGTGAGCTACGTCAAATACCACTAATGGTTGCTGGGAAAGCACTTCAATCCGGCCGGGCCACCGAGCTCCTTTAAGGGCTCCCTCCACGTTCTGCTTGCGAAATGGTAAGCCCCATTCTTTTCCTGCCAGGAGTGCCACCATCAGATTCAAAACTTGGTGGTCACCAAGAAGAGGTACATGGCTTTCCCCGCCTCCCCATCCCTCAATTTCCCAGCAGATGGAAGAACCATGGATACCCCGTGTTAAAATCTCGTAACAACAGAACCGTTCTACCGGGAATACTGGTGAACCTTTGCGCGAAGCTTCGTCAAAGATTGTATCTTTGGCTTCTTCTTCCTGAGGGGCAAGAATAAGTTTCACGCCTTTTCTGAGAATACCAGTCTTCTCCTGGGCAATTTTCGCCAGGGTGTCGCCAAGAATTTCCATGTGATCAAAACTGATCGGAGTGATAATGGTAAGCAATGGATCACAGATGTTTGTAGCATCAAGACGTCCTCCAAGACCTACCTCAACTATAGCCACATCAACTTCCTGAAAGTAGAAGTAGAGAAGTGCCATGGCCACAGAAACCTCGAAATAGGTGGGTCGCCCAAAAGGAGAATGATGTTCCATGTCTTCGATAGTTGGGATCAGGTACTCAAGGAGCAAAGCTACATCCTGAGGCGAAATACATTTTTCTCCGATACGAATTCGCTCACGAAAGGTGAAAAGATGGGGCTTCGAATGGAACCCACATCGAAACCCCCAAGCGGAAAAAAGGCGCATGAGAAAATACGCAGTACTTCCCTTTCCCTTGGTCCCTGCCACAAGAATGACGGGAAATCGTTTCTGGGGATTTCCTATTCTTTCCATAAGCTCCCGCATCCGCTCCAGCTTCAGATCAGAATATGAAAGGGGCGTTTTTTCGTAATCAATAAGTCCATAGAGATACTGGATGGCTTCCCGATAGGTCATCGCGTTTCCCTTTCGACTTCAGTACTCTTCAGGCATATTCTGTAATTCCTCGTACGAAAAAACCGGTCCGTCTTTACAGACGTAGTAAGGACCGATGTTACACCGACCACACTTACCAAGACCACACTTCATCCGCATTTCCAGAGTGGTGATAATACGGTTTGCCTGAAAACCCATTTCAAGGAGCGTTTTAACGGTAAATTTTATCATAATTGGTGGTCCACATACGAGGGCATCGAAATTTCGTGCATCGATACGTAATTCTTTCAGTACTTCTGGGACAAGTCCCACTCTTCCATTCCAAGAATTTTCTCCGCGATCCACGGTAACAAGAAGCGAGAGATCCTTCCGCTTCCCCCAAGCCTCCAATTCCCAACGAAAAACAAGGTCCTGAGGCGTCCTGGCTCCATAAAGGATAAAGACTTCACCAAAGTCCTTGCGGTACGGAGCACTCAGGACATAATTGATGAGGGAACGAAGTGGAGCAAGTCCAATCCCTCCTCCAACAAAGAGGAGGTTTTGTCCCTTAAGTGAGTCAATCGGAAAACCATTTCCATAGGGACCTCGCACTCCAATAAGCTCTCCAGGATTTAGTCGATGGAGTGCTTCGGTAACCGTACCAGTTCTTTTAATACTGAATTCCAAGAGTACCTCTTGAGTGGGCGAAGAAGTGATGGAAAACGGTGCTTCTCCTTTTCCGGGGACAAAAACTTCAGCAAACTGACCAGGACGATACTCGAAATCCTGGGGGCGTCGAACACGGAAAGTTTTAATATCTTTGGTTTCCTCAATGACTTCCTGAATTAGAACTAATTCAGGAAGATAGATGTTCTTGACAGGTACGGATAGAGTATCCAATGTGTTTCGCCATCCTTTCCACTACTTCTCGAATGTCCCAATTCACTGGACAAATTTCCCGGCAAATTCCACATCCCACACATCCATAGTATCCTTCTCGCAGCGGAAGATAAGAAAACTTGTGCATAACCCTCTGTCGCACTCGTTCCTTTCCGGTGGGGCGAGGATTATGCGAAGAAGCGTGTAAAGTAAACTTGGGAAACATACAACTGTCCCAGGTTTTTAGGGCCAAACCTTGTAACCTTCCGTCCACAGACAAGTCAAAACAGTAACAGGTAGGACAAAGAAAAGTACAGGCACCGCAATTGATGCATCGCCAGGTCAATTCTTTCCATATCGTTTCCTCAAAGTGTGCATAAAGCTTTTGGGGAAAATCAGGCGGTAAAGACGGCGGGAGTTTGGCTTTGAGTTCTTCTTCTGCAAACATCAGGGCCTTCCTTTGCTCGGCGTCGATTCTCTTTCCCTCTTCAAAAAGCGCGAGGTCATCATTTTCCACATAGAGTCTTTCCTGGAAAGGGAAAACAAAAATACTCTCTTTATCTCGCCATAGAGGGCTACCCCCCACAAGGGAACAGAAACAAGTTTCTGGCATAGTGGAGCAACCGAGAATGACAAGACGAAGGTTTTTTCTTCTCTGCCAGTAATTTTTATCGACGTAGTCTTTTTTCAAAAAATTGCCATCCAAAACTTCAACCACCGCTTTCGCTTCGCAGGGAAGGAGGAAAAGGAAACGCAAAGTGGAATCATTTCCTGCTGTTTCTGTCAATTTCCAGCTTCGATCCTGAAAAGAAAACCGATACACTTCCTCCCATTCTGGAAAAACGACCTCTTTCGGTGTTTTAACCACTCTCAAACCCTGGGGAAGAAGTGTACAATACATTTTTTGTGCCTGCTCGGTGACCAGGAACGAATCACTGTGCTCGGCCACCTTTTTCCTGAACGTTTCCAGAGTAATAAGTTTTTCTCTCATGATCATCCCTCTTACCTGATGAACTCATTTGGATCATTCTCCCGATAGGTGAGAAGCGGTGGTTCTTTATCAGGGTTGACGCCAGCTTCAAAATCAAAGTTTTCCCGAATTAACTCCTCAACCTTACAGGGCAAAAGGGCAATGGGAATACCGACTGGACAGGCTCTTTCACAAGCCCCGCATTCTACACATCGTCCTGCCATGTGGAGGCTTCGTCCAATGTGGAAAAGCAAATTTTCATTGGGCGTTGCTGCTCCGCTCAACCAGTAGGGGCGTTGCATTTCGGCGAAACACTCCTTACAGTAGCACAAAGGGCAAGCATTTCGACACGCGTAACAGCGAATGCATTTTTTGGACTCCCCAGCAAAAAACGTCCACCGTTCTTCTCTAGAAAGTGTATCAACTTTCTTTAGAGCATTCTGATTCCATCGTTCCCGGGGGATGTACTGAACCTCCTGGCCTACTAAGTAGTCATAAAGCGGAGGATTGGG contains:
- a CDS encoding 4Fe-4S dicluster domain-containing protein, producing MYEEEIRALSVKILGEVEWIIGYAHGTLPFRARPFLCQKKEDVTQLTFNHFCGHNLVKYLLDRNAKERKVAIFAKACDVRAIMVLIRERQVKRENLVIAGIPCYGMVDRKKLEEHFGSVRPSDFEWHLDSFTFRGKTMSIGPFLDATCQRCLHPNPPLYDYLVGQEVQYIPRERWNQNALKKVDTLSREERWTFFAGESKKCIRCYACRNACPLCYCKECFAEMQRPYWLSGAATPNENLLFHIGRSLHMAGRCVECGACERACPVGIPIALLPCKVEELIRENFDFEAGVNPDKEPPLLTYRENDPNEFIR
- a CDS encoding 4Fe-4S dicluster domain-containing protein, with the protein product MREKLITLETFRKKVAEHSDSFLVTEQAQKMYCTLLPQGLRVVKTPKEVVFPEWEEVYRFSFQDRSWKLTETAGNDSTLRFLFLLPCEAKAVVEVLDGNFLKKDYVDKNYWQRRKNLRLVILGCSTMPETCFCSLVGGSPLWRDKESIFVFPFQERLYVENDDLALFEEGKRIDAEQRKALMFAEEELKAKLPPSLPPDFPQKLYAHFEETIWKELTWRCINCGACTFLCPTCYCFDLSVDGRLQGLALKTWDSCMFPKFTLHASSHNPRPTGKERVRQRVMHKFSYLPLREGYYGCVGCGICREICPVNWDIREVVERMAKHIGYSIRTCQEHLSS
- a CDS encoding folylpolyglutamate synthase/dihydrofolate synthase family protein encodes the protein MTYREAIQYLYGLIDYEKTPLSYSDLKLERMRELMERIGNPQKRFPVILVAGTKGKGSTAYFLMRLFSAWGFRCGFHSKPHLFTFRERIRIGEKCISPQDVALLLEYLIPTIEDMEHHSPFGRPTYFEVSVAMALLYFYFQEVDVAIVEVGLGGRLDATNICDPLLTIITPISFDHMEILGDTLAKIAQEKTGILRKGVKLILAPQEEEAKDTIFDEASRKGSPVFPVERFCCYEILTRGIHGSSICWEIEGWGGGESHVPLLGDHQVLNLMVALLAGKEWGLPFRKQNVEGALKGARWPGRIEVLSQQPLVVFDVAHNQASFAQLTTTLRSFLHVSKAVFLLGFLKGKEYWKIAEEIVPQSRKIILTQPLNPKAVSPLEIVPCFERQGIPVEVVEDPFEAREVAFQYSKNMHLPLIVAGSFYLAQPFIQEFSLSYKEEVEIC
- a CDS encoding dihydropteroate synthase → MLIVAERINATRKPIREALERKDKTFFIEEAQKQERAGAHFIDINAGTDAKQEVENLPWLVECIQDEVQIPLCLDSANDVALEKALQVYRKNQVMINSFTVEEERIRAVLPKAKEYNALVVGLAMGKGNIPQSVEERMKLVAQLIEAIQDYGIEKEKLFIDPLVVPIGTDQIQGKVFLETIKKIKETYPEVRTICGLSNVSFGMPNRRLLNRAFMALCVGYGLDAAIIDPLDEELMAILFASRALMGCDDFCMDYITAFRTGRLKV
- a CDS encoding FAD/NAD(P)-binding protein — encoded protein: MDTLSVPVKNIYLPELVLIQEVIEETKDIKTFRVRRPQDFEYRPGQFAEVFVPGKGEAPFSITSSPTQEVLLEFSIKRTGTVTEALHRLNPGELIGVRGPYGNGFPIDSLKGQNLLFVGGGIGLAPLRSLINYVLSAPYRKDFGEVFILYGARTPQDLVFRWELEAWGKRKDLSLLVTVDRGENSWNGRVGLVPEVLKELRIDARNFDALVCGPPIMIKFTVKTLLEMGFQANRIITTLEMRMKCGLGKCGRCNIGPYYVCKDGPVFSYEELQNMPEEY